Proteins from one Leptospira saintgironsiae genomic window:
- a CDS encoding helix-turn-helix domain-containing protein, which yields MPNLPILFPEQVSQSPAFWILVSFAIFGTYLGALLCIGQNILERKTALNRLLSLLFVCLGLLQGSCLFYVFGLSSSYPRIVLLHIPVLGSIGPILYGIHKIIQNSEFEKSTLGLSPKHSIMPGIIWVLYFLSFVPDSDAVREGIQTFSLTRSALDLVFLVPLLILATYIAGLLRGSRILFKPNVLKEEWTARVLLYIILATIANHSVGAFFLIDKNPLFLLVSACMMGLSLCVSYLIGRRYPAYFQNLQEVARVTFQKYSRSLLQGMDLVTLRENLLKAMEVEKLYKDEDLSLASLADELGLSSHQLSELINQEMGKNFSAFVNEYRIREACELLSKNKDTSVLDIAYEVGFRSKTSFHRAFQKEVGVPPSEYREKNS from the coding sequence ATGCCTAATCTTCCGATACTATTTCCGGAACAAGTCTCTCAATCTCCGGCTTTCTGGATTTTAGTTTCTTTCGCGATCTTCGGAACTTACCTCGGGGCCTTATTATGTATAGGGCAGAATATTCTAGAAAGAAAAACGGCTCTCAATCGTTTGCTTTCTTTATTATTCGTATGCCTTGGGTTATTACAAGGCAGCTGTTTATTTTATGTATTTGGACTTTCTTCTTCATATCCTAGGATCGTACTTCTTCATATTCCTGTTTTAGGTTCCATAGGTCCCATTCTATACGGCATTCACAAGATCATTCAAAATTCAGAATTTGAAAAATCTACATTGGGTCTAAGCCCAAAACATTCTATTATGCCGGGGATCATCTGGGTTTTATATTTTTTAAGTTTTGTGCCGGATTCGGATGCGGTCAGAGAAGGTATCCAAACATTCTCTTTGACAAGAAGTGCATTGGATCTGGTTTTTCTAGTTCCACTACTCATACTCGCTACCTATATTGCAGGATTATTGAGAGGGAGTAGAATATTATTTAAGCCGAATGTTTTAAAAGAAGAATGGACTGCAAGAGTTCTTCTCTATATCATTCTCGCCACGATCGCCAATCATTCAGTAGGTGCATTCTTTCTGATAGATAAGAATCCACTATTTCTACTGGTGAGCGCTTGCATGATGGGCTTAAGTCTTTGTGTTTCTTATTTGATTGGTAGAAGATACCCTGCTTATTTCCAAAACTTACAAGAGGTTGCAAGAGTTACCTTTCAAAAATATTCCCGCTCCTTATTGCAAGGAATGGACCTCGTTACACTCAGGGAAAATTTACTAAAAGCGATGGAAGTCGAAAAATTGTACAAAGACGAGGACTTAAGTCTGGCAAGTCTTGCGGATGAGCTTGGACTTTCTTCTCACCAACTTTCAGAATTGATCAACCAAGAAATGGGCAAAAATTTTTCGGCATTCGTAAACGAATATAGGATCCGAGAGGCTTGCGAGTTACTTTCCAAAAACAAGGATACTTCTGTTCTGGATATAGCCTATGAAGTTGGATTTAGGAGTAAAACCTCCTTCCATAGAGCGTTTCAGAAAGAAGTTGGAGTTCCTCCATCTGAATATAGGGAGAAAAATTCTTAA
- a CDS encoding crotonase/enoyl-CoA hydratase family protein — protein sequence MKSYTYIQIEKKGPVFCIALNRPDARNAMNTQMIMELSEALTVYEDDPSSRCAVLYANGLHFTFGLELEDVAKSIIDQGRNFFKKGNINPWDTGGTGRIRKKPLITAVHGFCLTLGIELMLASDIALAAEKTVFAQMEVQRGILPFGGATIRFVRASGWGNAMKYILTGDTFDASEGYRIGIVQEVLPKKELLVRAMELAEKISAQAPKAIDAVLENARKAIEVGDLEAIDDLVPLVTDCLKSEDGQEGIRSLLEKRTAVFKGK from the coding sequence ATGAAATCGTATACTTATATCCAAATCGAAAAGAAAGGTCCTGTATTCTGTATCGCACTCAACCGCCCAGATGCAAGAAACGCGATGAATACACAAATGATTATGGAGTTAAGCGAAGCTCTTACTGTTTACGAAGATGATCCAAGCTCCAGATGTGCAGTTCTATATGCAAATGGTCTTCATTTTACTTTCGGTTTAGAATTGGAAGATGTTGCAAAATCGATCATTGATCAAGGCAGAAACTTTTTCAAAAAGGGGAATATCAATCCTTGGGACACCGGAGGAACAGGCAGAATTCGGAAAAAACCCTTAATCACCGCAGTCCACGGGTTTTGCCTAACTTTAGGAATTGAATTGATGTTAGCTTCCGACATTGCTCTCGCTGCAGAGAAAACAGTATTCGCTCAAATGGAAGTACAAAGAGGGATTTTACCTTTTGGAGGAGCTACGATCCGATTTGTAAGAGCCTCAGGTTGGGGAAATGCAATGAAATATATCTTAACAGGAGATACTTTCGATGCTTCCGAAGGATATCGGATCGGAATTGTACAAGAAGTTCTACCTAAAAAAGAATTATTGGTAAGAGCAATGGAACTTGCAGAAAAAATTTCAGCACAAGCTCCAAAAGCAATAGATGCAGTTCTCGAAAATGCAAGAAAAGCAATCGAAGTCGGTGATCTGGAAGCGATTGATGATCTAGTGCCTTTAGTGACTGATTGTTTAAAATCTGAAGATGGGCAAGAAGGCATCCGCTCCTTATTGGAAAAAAGAACTGCAGTTTTCAAAGGAAAATAG
- a CDS encoding acyl-CoA dehydrogenase family protein — protein MDFSLSSDEQEFTESFRNFCKKEISPFAEEADKTKELPRSHYLKLGEAGYLGLLHEEEFGGQGAGVFLSTLAMEIISESCGSTFFSAGASAGLFGLPIKHFGTPEQKKKYLPDIISGKTIGSLGVTEPDGGSDVSGLSSLAKKSGKDRYLLSGQKTYITNAPNADYCLVLARTQDETGKEKGLTHFIVSLNSKGISRSAAMDKMGLKASPTGALFFEDVEVPEENILGKLGKGFRQTMQTFNAERLSLAAYSLGVMKACLDESKSFSASRKSFGKSIYQHQGVAFMLAEIYSKYEAAKWLTYNTAWEMEKIESEGKPSMSLSGKCAACKLFATTAAREVTNLAVQIHGGAGYMDEYKVSRLYRDTRLGEIGGGTSEIQKLIISGSIMKES, from the coding sequence ATGGATTTTAGCCTAAGTTCCGATGAACAAGAGTTCACAGAATCATTTCGCAATTTTTGCAAAAAGGAGATCAGCCCATTTGCGGAAGAAGCAGATAAAACAAAGGAACTTCCCAGATCTCATTATCTCAAACTGGGAGAAGCAGGCTATTTAGGCCTCTTACACGAAGAGGAATTTGGCGGACAGGGAGCGGGAGTTTTTTTAAGCACCTTAGCGATGGAGATTATCTCCGAATCCTGTGGTTCTACTTTTTTTAGCGCAGGTGCTTCTGCAGGTTTATTCGGACTTCCTATTAAACATTTCGGAACTCCTGAGCAAAAGAAAAAATATCTGCCTGATATCATCTCTGGTAAAACAATCGGCTCTTTAGGAGTAACAGAACCTGATGGAGGTTCTGATGTTTCAGGACTTTCTTCCCTTGCTAAAAAATCTGGGAAGGATCGTTATCTTCTCTCAGGTCAAAAAACTTATATAACTAACGCGCCTAATGCTGATTATTGTTTGGTTCTTGCAAGAACCCAAGACGAAACGGGAAAAGAAAAAGGACTCACTCATTTTATTGTAAGTCTGAATTCAAAAGGTATCTCTAGGTCTGCCGCAATGGACAAAATGGGACTCAAAGCGTCCCCTACTGGAGCATTATTCTTTGAAGATGTAGAAGTTCCGGAAGAAAATATTTTAGGTAAATTAGGAAAAGGTTTTAGACAAACAATGCAAACCTTTAACGCAGAAAGACTTTCTTTGGCGGCTTATTCCTTAGGAGTCATGAAAGCTTGTCTAGATGAATCTAAATCTTTCTCTGCTTCCCGCAAAAGTTTCGGCAAATCTATTTACCAACACCAAGGTGTTGCATTCATGCTCGCGGAAATTTATTCAAAGTATGAAGCGGCAAAATGGCTTACCTATAATACCGCCTGGGAAATGGAAAAAATTGAATCGGAAGGAAAACCGAGCATGAGTCTTTCCGGAAAATGTGCCGCTTGTAAATTATTCGCAACTACTGCAGCAAGAGAAGTTACAAATCTTGCAGTCCAGATACATGGAGGAGCAGGTTATATGGATGAATACAAAGTTTCTCGCCTATATAGAGACACTCGTTTAGGAGAGATAGGTGGCGGAACAAGCGAGATCCAAAAACTGATCATCTCCGGAAGTATCATGAAGGAATCTTAA